One genomic segment of Drosophila melanogaster chromosome 3R includes these proteins:
- the CG6142 gene encoding uncharacterized protein — translation MRFCGVLIICLWYIQVTWSQLLVDLARDFETSFLNNRIPDTTRFLPEYDFIIVGAGSAGCVMANRLSEISSASVLLLEAGDQETFISDVPLTAALTQMTRYNWGYKAEPTEHACQGLKGGVCNWPKGRGVGGTSLINFMLYTRGHRRDYDEWAAANNSGWSYDELLPYFRKSERIGIPELYKSPYHGRNGQLDVQYTDYRSQLLKAFLKSGREMGYEITDPNGEHLMGFARSQATIRNGRRCSTSKAFIQPVVNRKNLHISMKSWVTRLIIDPITKTATGVEFVKQRQRYVVRARKEVILSAGTIASPQLLMLSGIGPAEHLREHNITVMQDLPVGYNLQDHITLNGLVFVVNDSTVNDARLLNPSDIFRYIFAGQGPYTIPGGAEAFAFVRTPSSKFAKDYPDMELVLGAGSLSGDRFGTMRNLLGITDEFYDYMFGDLQSKETFGLVPVLLRPKSRGRISLRSRNPFHWPRMEPNFMQHPDDVRAMIEGIEMILKLSRSKPMAKMGTRFHDRPFPGCENLKFASEAYWKCCLRRYGSSLQHQSGTCKMGPATDNTSVVDAQLRIHGIRGLRVVDASVLPNVPAGHTNAIVIMVAEKAGDMIKDAWRMPITPLSS, via the exons ATGAGATTCTGTGGAGTGCTGATTATCTGCCTGTGGTATATTCAAGTCACCTGGTCCCAACTTCTTGTGGATTTGGCTCGTGATTTCGAGACTTCTTTTCTAAACAATAGGATCCCGGACACCACACGATTCCTGCCGGAATATGACTTCATCATCGTGGGAGCAGGAAGTGCTGGATGTGTGATGGCCAATCGGCTGAGCGAGATATCCTCGGCGAGTGTTCTGCTCCTGGAGGCCGGTGATCAGGAGACATTCATCAGCGATGTTCCTCTGACAGCGGCTCTCACCCAAATGACTCGATATAATTGGGGATACAAGGCGGAGCCAACGGAGCACGCCTGTCAAGGATTAAAGGGAGGCGTTTGCAACTGGCCCAAGGGGCGTGGCGTGGGTGGCACCAGTTTGATCAACTTTATGTTATATACACGCGGTCATCGAAGGGATTATGATGAGTGGGCGGCGGCCAACAACTCAGGTTGGTCCTACGATGAGTTGTTGCCATACTTTCGAAAATCGGAGAGGATTGGAATACCGGAGCTGTATAAATCCCCGTATCATGGACGCAATGGCCAGTTGGATGTGCAGTATACGGACTACAGGTCACAACTCTTGAAGGCTTTTCTAAAATCAGGCAGGGAAATGGGTTACGAAATTACCGATCCAAATGGAGAGCACCTCATGGGATTTGCAAGATCGCAGGCCACCATCCGAAATGGCAGGAGGTGCAGTACGAGCAAGGCTTTTATACAGCCAGTTGTGAATCGAAAGAATCTTCATATCTCGATGAAAAGTTGGGTCACCCGACTGATAATTGATCCGATCACTAAAACTGCCACTGGAGTGGAGTTCGTTAAGCAACGTCAACGCTACGTTGTGCGGGCCAGAAAAGAAGTGATCCTCTCCGCTGGCACCATAGCCAGTCCCCAGCTTCTCATGTTATCCGGGATCGGTCCAGCAGAGCATCTTAGGGAGCACAACATAACAGTAATGCAGGATTTGCCAGTTGGTTACAACTTACAGGATCACATAACACTTAATGGTCTTGTGTTCGTGGTCAATGATTCGACGGTAAACGATGCTCGACTGCTGAATCCCTCGGACATATTTAGGTACATCTTCGCAGGACAGGGACCATATACAATTCCAGGTGGAGCTGAAGCATTCGCCTTTGTGCGGACTCCCAGTTCCAAATTTG CAAAGGACTATCCTGATATGGAACTGGTCCTAGGAGCCGGATCCTTAAGTGGAGATCGCTTTGGCACTATGCGAAATTTGCTGGGCATCACCGACGAGTTTTACGACTACATGTTTGGAGATCTGCAGAGCAAGGAGACCTTTGGTCTGGTTCCAGTGCTCCTGCGACCCAAAAGTCGCGGCAGAATATCGCTGCGCAGTCGCAATCCCTTCCACTGGCCCCGTATGGAACCCAATTTCATGCAGCACCCGGATGATGTGAGGGCCATGATCGAGGGAATCGAAATG ATTCTAAAGCTTTCTAGATCGAAGCCTATGGCGAAGATGGGTACTCGTTTCCATGACCGCCCATTTCCGGGTTGCGAGAACCTGAAATTCGCCAGCGAGGCGTACTGGAAATGCTGCTTAAGAAGATATGGCTCCAGCTTGCAGCATCAATCAGGCACCTGCAAAATGGGTCCTGCAACGGATAATACTTCAGTGGTGGATGCCCAACTGCGGATCCACGGTATCCGTGGATTGCGGGTTGTTGATGCTTCTGTGTTACCTAATGTCCCAGCTGGTCACACCAATGCCATTGTGATCATGGTCGCCGAAAAGGCGGGGGATATGATTAAGGATGCTTGGCGCATGCCGATCACTCCCTTGAGCTCATAG